A region of the Euzebya sp. genome:
GCGATCGGCCACGACCCGGCGTCGGGCCTGTTCGCCGACCAGCTCGAGACCGACAGCCAGGGGTACCTCGTCGTCACCGAGCCCACGACCGCGACCAGCATCCCCGGCGTCTTCGCCGCCGGTGACATCACCGACACGATCTACCGGCAGGCGATCACCGCAGCCGGGCAGGGCTGCAAGGCCGCGATCGACGCCGAGCGGTGGCTCGAGGCCAGCCACTGACCTCCGGGGGGTCGGCTACGGAATAGCCGGCCCCGCCGAACCGTTCTGGACCGTCGACGCACAGCTGAAGACCGCGACACAAGAGGAGCGCACCCGTGAGCAACACCCCCGCCGTCACCGACGCCACCTGGAGCACCGAGGTGCTCGAGGCCGACAAGCCCGTCCTGATCGACTTCTGGGCCGAGTGGTGCGGGCCGTGCCGGATGGTGGCCCCGGTGATCGACGAGATCGCGACCGAGCAGTCCGACAACCTGAAGGTCGTCAAGCTCAACGTCGACGAGAACCCCGACACCGCCCGCCAGTACCGGGTCATGTCGATCCCGACCATGCTCGTCGTCTCCGACGGCGTCGAGAAGAAGCGGATCGTCGGCGCCAAGGGCAAGGCCGCGCTGCTCGGCGACCTGGCCGAGTTCCTCTAGGCCGCGCGCCAGCGCCACCCCGCACCGCGACCAGGCCGCCCCACATCGGGGCGGCCTTCGTCGTTCACCCCTCGTCGGTTCAATCTGCCGCGGGGGAGGGGACCGACTCGAGGGCCGGCCGCGACGTGGCCCTCTCGCGCCGCGAGAGCGCCGCGACCACCTCGGCCAGTGCGTGGCTCATGGACTTGGCCCACGTCGCCGTACGACGCGTCTCGAAGCGGTACAGGGGGGTCTTCAGGTCCGACCGGTGGAGGCGGAAGCCGAGGTGCTCGAGGAACTCCCCGGTGACGACGCACCCGCCGGGCGCGTGGGCGGCGCCGGCGCCGACGAGGGTCCCGTAGGCCTCGACCGCCTCGATGCCGTGGGCGACGGCCTCGCGCGCCACGACCTGGAACAGGTGGCGGGCCAGCCCCGCCCGGCGGTGGTCGGGGTCGACCCAGACCGTGGCGAGCACCATCGCGTCCTCGCTCGCGGGGGGCCCGAGGACGCGGCTCCGCTGGAGGTGCACCGTCGGCGCGAACAGCGCGTAGGCGACGAGGCGGTCGTCGTCCCACACCGCCCGGCCGGGGACGCCCCACTCGAGCTGGACGGCCTGCCACCAGGCGTCCTGCGCCGCGGGGTCGCTGGGCAGCCCTCCGCGGGCGGCCGAGGTGGTCTGCCAGAAGGCGCAGCCACGGCAGGGGGCCGGGAGGTCGTCGAGGTCCTCCATGCGGAGCTCGCGCACCCGCATCAGGGACCCACCACGTCCTCCGAACGAACGTTCGGGTAGCTGCTCCAGCGGAAGAGCAGGGCCACCCCGACGCCGAGGGCGCACGCCACCGCGGTGCGCGTGATCAGGTGGGCGGTGCGCGAGGTCACGTCAGGGAGGATAGGCCTCGCGGTCCTGCCGGTCAGCGGGCCGACCGGCGGGGGCCGGGTGGCCACCGCGGTGGCCCGGCCGCCCGCGGTTACGCTGGACCCGGCCGCGCTGGCGTGGTGGACGTGGAGCCCCCGCGGTCCGGCCGTCACGACGTCGAGGAGCTGACCGTGAGCCCAGCCGACCCCTACCTGCACCGGTACGCCACCCGGGCGCAGGGCATGACCGCGAGCGAGATCCGCGCGCTCTTCGCCGTGGCCTCGCGGCCCGAGATCGTCTCCCTGGCGGGTGGCAACCCGGACGTGACGGTCCTCGACTTCGACGAGGTCGCCGACGTGGCGGCGCGGGTGATCCGCGAGCGGGGGGCGAGCGCGCTGCTGTACGGCGGGGGGCAGGGCCTCGGCGAGATGCGCGAGCAGCTGACCGGCGTCCTCGCCGCCGAGGGGATCCGCGCTCGGGCCGACGACCTCGTCGTGACCACCGGCGGCCAGCAGGCCCTCGACCTCCTCGCCCGCCTGTTCATCGACGCCGGCGACGTCATCGTGGCCGAGGGCCCCACCTACGTCGGTGCCCTCAGCGCCTTCAGCCAGTACCAGCCGCGGGTGGTGCACGTGCCGATGGACTCCGACGGCGTGGTGCCCGAGGCGATGGCGGACGTGCTGGACCGGCTGCGGGCCGAGGGCGTCAAGCCGAAGATGCTCTACACCATCCCCAACCACCAGAACCCCGCGGGGGTCTCGCTGACCGAGGACCGGCGCCGCGCCGTCCTCGCGCTCGCGGACGCCCACGACCTGATGGTGGTCGAGGACAACCCCTACGGGATGCTCGACTTCAAGCACGAGACCCGGACGCCGCTCGTGACGCTCGCCCCGGAGCGGGTGATCTACGTCGGCACGCTGTCGAAGATCTTCTCCCCGGGGGTCCGGACGGGCTTCGTCCTCGCCCCCCACGCCGTCCGCGACAAGCTCGTGCAGCTGAAGGAGGCCTCGGACCTCTGCCAGTCGAACATGACGCAGGCGATCGCCGAGGCGTGGCTCCGGACCCAGCCGTGGCGGGAGCACGTCCGCGCCTTCACCGAGCTGTACCGCGAGCGCTGCGACGAGATGCTGTCGGAGATCGAGGTCGCGTTCCCACCCGAGGCGCACGTCGCGGCCCCCACCGGCGGCATGTTCACCTGGGTCCGGCTGCCGGAGCCGATCGACACCGGCGCCCTGCTACCCCGCGCGATCAACGCGCGCGTCGCGTACGTGCCCGGCCGCGGGT
Encoded here:
- the trxA gene encoding thioredoxin, whose product is MSNTPAVTDATWSTEVLEADKPVLIDFWAEWCGPCRMVAPVIDEIATEQSDNLKVVKLNVDENPDTARQYRVMSIPTMLVVSDGVEKKRIVGAKGKAALLGDLAEFL
- a CDS encoding N-acetyltransferase family protein codes for the protein MRVRELRMEDLDDLPAPCRGCAFWQTTSAARGGLPSDPAAQDAWWQAVQLEWGVPGRAVWDDDRLVAYALFAPTVHLQRSRVLGPPASEDAMVLATVWVDPDHRRAGLARHLFQVVAREAVAHGIEAVEAYGTLVGAGAAHAPGGCVVTGEFLEHLGFRLHRSDLKTPLYRFETRRTATWAKSMSHALAEVVAALSRRERATSRPALESVPSPAAD
- a CDS encoding PLP-dependent aminotransferase family protein; its protein translation is MSPADPYLHRYATRAQGMTASEIRALFAVASRPEIVSLAGGNPDVTVLDFDEVADVAARVIRERGASALLYGGGQGLGEMREQLTGVLAAEGIRARADDLVVTTGGQQALDLLARLFIDAGDVIVAEGPTYVGALSAFSQYQPRVVHVPMDSDGVVPEAMADVLDRLRAEGVKPKMLYTIPNHQNPAGVSLTEDRRRAVLALADAHDLMVVEDNPYGMLDFKHETRTPLVTLAPERVIYVGTLSKIFSPGVRTGFVLAPHAVRDKLVQLKEASDLCQSNMTQAIAEAWLRTQPWREHVRAFTELYRERCDEMLSEIEVAFPPEAHVAAPTGGMFTWVRLPEPIDTGALLPRAINARVAYVPGRGFYADGSGKQEMRLNFSYASADRIREGIRRLGELIGDELELLHAFGR